In one window of Pseudomonas sp. IAC-BECa141 DNA:
- the infC gene encoding translation initiation factor IF-3, which yields MIIKREMRQDKRTAPKAPINENISAREVRLIGADGEQIGIVSIDEALRIAEEAKLDLVEISADAVPPVCRVMDYGKSIFEKKKQIAAAKKNQKQIQVKEIKFRPGTEEGDYQVKLRNLVRFLSDGDRAKVSLRFRGREMAHQELGMELLKRVEQDLLEYGSVEQHPKMEGRQLIMVIAPKKKK from the coding sequence ATTATTATTAAGCGTGAAATGAGACAAGATAAACGAACTGCACCGAAAGCCCCGATCAACGAGAATATCTCGGCACGCGAGGTTCGGTTAATTGGCGCTGATGGCGAGCAGATTGGCATCGTCTCGATTGATGAAGCGCTTCGTATTGCTGAAGAAGCAAAGCTTGATCTGGTAGAAATCTCTGCCGACGCAGTCCCACCGGTTTGCCGTGTGATGGACTACGGCAAATCGATCTTCGAAAAGAAGAAGCAGATTGCTGCGGCGAAGAAAAACCAGAAGCAGATTCAGGTAAAAGAAATCAAGTTTCGTCCAGGGACGGAGGAAGGGGATTACCAGGTAAAACTGCGCAACCTGGTACGTTTCCTGAGTGACGGGGACAGGGCCAAGGTATCCTTGCGATTCCGCGGCCGTGAGATGGCCCACCAGGAGCTGGGGATGGAGCTTCTCAAGCGGGTTGAACAAGACCTGCTCGAGTACGGTTCGGTCGAACAGCATCCTAAGATGGAAGGACGCCAGCTGATCATGGTCATCGCCCCGAAAAAGAAGAAGTAA
- the rpmI gene encoding 50S ribosomal protein L35, translated as MPKMKTKSGAAKRFLKTANGIKHKHAFKSHILTKMSTKRKRQLRGSSLLHPSDVAKVERMLRLR; from the coding sequence ATGCCAAAGATGAAAACCAAAAGTGGTGCTGCTAAGCGGTTTCTGAAAACTGCTAACGGTATCAAGCACAAGCACGCTTTCAAGAGCCACATCCTGACCAAAATGTCGACCAAGCGTAAGCGTCAACTGCGCGGTAGCAGCTTGCTGCATCCGTCTGACGTGGCAAAAGTCGAGCGCATGCTGCGCCTTCGTTAA
- the rplT gene encoding 50S ribosomal protein L20, which yields MARVKRGVIARKRHKKILKLAKGYYGARSRVFRVAKQAVIKAGQYAYRDRRQKKRQFRALWIARINAGARVNGLSYSRFIAGLKKASIEIDRKVLADLAVNEKAAFAAIVEKAKATLA from the coding sequence ATGGCTCGTGTAAAGCGTGGCGTCATTGCCCGTAAACGTCACAAAAAAATTCTGAAACTTGCTAAAGGCTACTACGGCGCACGCTCCCGCGTATTCCGTGTTGCCAAGCAAGCGGTAATCAAGGCAGGCCAATACGCCTACCGTGACCGTCGTCAGAAAAAACGTCAGTTCCGCGCTCTGTGGATCGCTCGTATCAACGCTGGTGCTCGTGTTAACGGTCTGTCCTACAGCCGTTTCATCGCTGGCCTGAAAAAAGCGTCCATCGAGATCGACCGTAAGGTTCTGGCTGATCTGGCAGTGAACGAAAAAGCGGCGTTTGCTGCGATTGTCGAGAAAGCTAAAGCCACCTTGGCTTAA
- the pheS gene encoding phenylalanine--tRNA ligase subunit alpha produces the protein MENLDALVSQALEAVQSAEDINALEQIRVQYLGKKGELTQVMKTLGNLPAEERPQVGALINVAKERVTGVLNARMALFEEAELAAKLSAESIDVTLPGRGQTSGGLHPVTRTLERIEQFFTHIGYGIAEGPEVEDDYHNFEALNIPGHHPARSMHDTFYFNANMLLRTHTSPVQVRTMESKKPPIRIVCPGRVYRSDSDITHSPMFHQVEGLLVDRDINFADLKGTIEEFLRVFFEKELAVRFRPSYFPFTEPSAEVDMECVMCSGKGCRVCKQTGWLEVMGCGMVHPNVLRMSGIDPEEFSGFAFGMGVERLAMLRYGVNDLRLFFDNDLRFLAQFR, from the coding sequence ATGGAAAACCTGGATGCGCTGGTCTCTCAAGCACTAGAGGCTGTGCAAAGCGCTGAAGATATCAATGCCCTGGAGCAAATCCGGGTTCAATACCTTGGCAAAAAGGGTGAATTGACTCAGGTGATGAAGACCCTGGGGAATTTGCCGGCAGAAGAGCGTCCGCAGGTCGGCGCGCTGATCAACGTTGCCAAGGAACGTGTCACAGGCGTTCTCAATGCGCGCATGGCTCTGTTTGAGGAAGCCGAACTGGCTGCCAAGCTGTCTGCCGAATCCATTGACGTGACCCTGCCGGGCCGCGGTCAGACCTCCGGTGGTCTGCATCCGGTAACCCGGACTCTGGAACGTATCGAACAGTTTTTCACCCATATCGGCTACGGCATTGCCGAAGGCCCTGAGGTCGAAGACGACTATCACAACTTCGAGGCGCTCAACATCCCAGGTCATCACCCGGCCCGGTCGATGCACGACACCTTCTATTTCAATGCGAACATGTTGCTGCGCACCCATACCTCGCCGGTACAGGTCCGCACCATGGAATCGAAAAAGCCGCCGATCCGCATCGTCTGCCCAGGCCGTGTGTATCGCAGCGACTCCGATATCACCCACTCGCCGATGTTCCATCAGGTCGAAGGCCTGCTGGTTGATCGCGACATCAACTTCGCCGACCTGAAAGGCACCATCGAAGAGTTCCTGCGGGTGTTCTTCGAAAAAGAACTGGCCGTGCGTTTCCGTCCCTCGTACTTTCCGTTCACCGAGCCTTCCGCCGAAGTCGACATGGAATGCGTGATGTGCAGCGGTAAAGGCTGCCGCGTCTGCAAGCAGACCGGCTGGCTGGAAGTAATGGGCTGCGGCATGGTTCACCCGAACGTGCTGCGCATGTCCGGGATCGACCCGGAAGAATTCTCGGGCTTTGCCTTCGGCATGGGCGTCGAGCGACTGGCCATGCTGCGTTACGGCGTGAACGACTTGCGTCTGTTCTTCGACAACGACTTGCGGTTCCTCGCGCAATTTCGCTAG
- the pheT gene encoding phenylalanine--tRNA ligase subunit beta, giving the protein MKFSEQWLRGWVSPQVDRDALVARLSMAGLEVDSVTPAAGVFSGVVVGEVLSTEQHPDADKLRVCQVSNGAETFQVVCGAPNVRPGLKIPFAMIGAELPGDFKIKKAKLRGVESNGMLCSQSELQVGEGNDGLMELPADAPVGEDFRVYLDLEDASIEVDLTPNRGDCLSLAGLAREVGALYDAPVTRPVVMTVPAVHDEVRSVEVLAPAACPRYLGRVIRNVDLSKPTPLWMVERLRRAEVRSIDAAVDITNYVMLELGQPLHAFDLAEINGGIRVRMAEEGEKLVLLDGQEVSLRSDTLVIADHTRALAIAGVMGGEHSGVSATTRDVFLESAFFDQIAVAGKARSYGLHTDASHRYERGVDWQLAREAMERATGLLLEITGGEAGPIIETVSEQHLPSIAAITLRAQRITQMLGMEMDSAEVERLLNALGLKVCADGAGQWRVEVPSHRFDISLEVDLIEELARLYGYNRLPVRYPQARLAPQAKAEARSDLPELRRLLVARGYQEAITYSFIDPKQFELFNPGVEPLLLANPISNDMAAMRSSLWPGLVKALQHNLNRQQDRVRLFESGLRFVGQLEGLKQEPMIAGVVCGSRLPEGWAQGRETVDFFDVKADVEAVLGFAGALDQFTFVPGKHPALHPGQTARIEREGREVGFIGAIHPELSKSLGLDRPVFVFELVLAEVALGKMPKFHELSRFPEVRRDLALIAHKDVAASAVLDVIRENAGEWLTDLRLFDVYQGKGIDPDRKSLAVGLTWQHPSRTLNDDEVNSTTQNILTSLEQRLNATLRK; this is encoded by the coding sequence ATGAAATTCAGTGAACAATGGCTGCGTGGCTGGGTCAGCCCGCAGGTAGATCGCGACGCGCTGGTTGCACGTCTGTCGATGGCCGGTCTTGAGGTCGATAGCGTTACGCCGGCCGCCGGTGTTTTCAGTGGCGTGGTGGTGGGCGAGGTGCTCAGCACCGAGCAGCATCCCGATGCCGACAAACTGCGCGTTTGCCAGGTCAGCAATGGTGCGGAAACTTTCCAGGTCGTGTGCGGTGCGCCAAACGTGCGTCCGGGCCTGAAGATTCCGTTCGCGATGATCGGTGCCGAGCTGCCGGGCGACTTCAAGATCAAGAAGGCCAAGCTGCGCGGCGTCGAGTCCAACGGCATGCTGTGCTCGCAATCCGAGCTGCAGGTCGGTGAAGGCAATGATGGTCTGATGGAACTGCCGGCCGATGCGCCGGTGGGCGAAGATTTCCGTGTTTATCTGGACCTGGAAGACGCCAGCATCGAAGTCGACCTGACTCCGAACCGTGGCGACTGCCTGTCCCTGGCCGGTCTGGCCCGTGAAGTCGGAGCGCTGTACGACGCTCCGGTCACTCGCCCGGTGGTGATGACCGTTCCGGCGGTGCACGACGAAGTGCGTTCGGTAGAGGTCCTCGCACCTGCTGCCTGCCCGCGTTATCTGGGCCGGGTCATCCGTAACGTTGACCTTTCCAAGCCTACGCCGCTGTGGATGGTTGAACGCCTGCGTCGCGCGGAAGTCCGCAGCATCGACGCTGCCGTCGACATCACCAACTACGTGATGCTCGAGCTGGGTCAGCCGCTGCACGCGTTCGATCTCGCCGAAATCAATGGCGGCATCCGGGTACGCATGGCGGAAGAGGGCGAGAAGCTCGTGCTGCTCGACGGTCAGGAAGTCAGCCTGCGTAGCGATACGCTGGTGATCGCCGACCACACTCGCGCTCTGGCCATTGCCGGCGTGATGGGTGGCGAGCACAGTGGTGTGTCCGCGACCACTCGTGACGTATTCCTTGAAAGTGCGTTCTTCGATCAGATCGCTGTGGCGGGCAAGGCTCGGTCCTACGGTCTGCACACTGACGCTTCGCACCGCTACGAGCGCGGGGTGGACTGGCAACTGGCCCGTGAAGCCATGGAGCGCGCCACTGGTTTGCTGCTGGAAATCACTGGTGGCGAAGCTGGCCCGATCATCGAAACCGTCAGCGAGCAGCATCTGCCGTCGATCGCGGCCATTACTCTGCGTGCTCAGCGCATCACCCAGATGCTGGGCATGGAAATGGATTCCGCCGAAGTCGAGCGTCTGCTCAATGCTTTGGGTTTGAAGGTTTGCGCCGACGGAGCTGGGCAATGGCGCGTGGAAGTGCCAAGCCATCGCTTCGATATCAGCCTGGAAGTCGATCTGATCGAAGAGCTGGCGCGTCTGTACGGTTATAACCGCCTGCCGGTTCGTTACCCGCAAGCTCGTCTGGCGCCACAAGCCAAGGCTGAAGCGCGTAGTGATCTGCCAGAGCTGCGTCGTCTGCTGGTAGCTCGTGGCTATCAGGAAGCAATCACTTATAGCTTCATCGATCCGAAGCAATTCGAGCTGTTCAACCCGGGCGTCGAGCCGCTGCTGTTGGCGAACCCGATCTCCAATGACATGGCTGCCATGCGTTCGTCGCTGTGGCCAGGGCTGGTCAAGGCGTTGCAACACAACCTCAACCGTCAGCAGGATCGTGTCCGCCTGTTCGAGAGCGGTCTGCGCTTTGTCGGTCAGCTGGAAGGTCTGAAGCAAGAGCCGATGATCGCCGGTGTGGTGTGCGGCAGCCGTCTGCCGGAAGGCTGGGCGCAAGGTCGCGAGACCGTGGATTTCTTCGACGTCAAGGCTGACGTAGAAGCGGTGCTGGGTTTTGCCGGTGCGCTGGATCAGTTCACTTTCGTACCGGGCAAACACCCTGCGCTGCATCCGGGTCAGACCGCGCGCATCGAGCGGGAAGGGCGTGAAGTCGGTTTTATCGGCGCGATTCACCCTGAGCTTTCGAAATCCCTGGGTCTCGACCGTCCGGTCTTCGTCTTCGAGCTGGTTCTGGCCGAAGTCGCTCTGGGGAAAATGCCGAAATTCCACGAGTTGTCGCGCTTTCCTGAAGTGCGTCGTGACCTGGCACTGATTGCGCACAAAGACGTTGCAGCCTCGGCTGTACTGGACGTAATCCGTGAAAATGCAGGCGAATGGCTGACAGACCTCAGGCTATTTGACGTGTATCAGGGTAAAGGCATTGATCCTGATAGAAAAAGCCTCGCAGTCGGCTTGACCTGGCAGCATCCATCGCGCACTCTTAATGACGATGAGGTGAATTCGACGACGCAAAATATCCTCACCTCGCTCGAACAAAGGTTGAACGCCACGTTAAGGAAGTGA
- the ihfA gene encoding integration host factor subunit alpha: MGALTKAEMAERLYEELGLNKREAKELVELFFEEIRHALEDNEQVKLSGFGNFDLRDKRQRPGRNPKTGEEIPITARRVVTFRPGQKLKARVEAYAGTKS; the protein is encoded by the coding sequence ATGGGGGCTTTGACGAAAGCAGAGATGGCGGAACGTCTGTATGAAGAGCTGGGCCTGAACAAGCGGGAAGCCAAGGAATTGGTTGAACTGTTTTTCGAGGAAATCAGGCACGCTCTTGAAGACAACGAGCAGGTCAAACTGTCGGGTTTCGGCAATTTCGACCTTCGGGACAAACGCCAGCGGCCTGGCCGCAACCCGAAAACGGGGGAAGAAATCCCGATCACGGCTCGCCGTGTGGTCACCTTTCGTCCAGGGCAGAAGTTGAAGGCCCGAGTTGAGGCTTATGCTGGAACCAAGTCATAA
- a CDS encoding MerR family transcriptional regulator translates to MLEPSHNDELPVIPGKRYFTIGEVSELCAVKPHVLRYWEQEFPQLNPVKRRGNRRYYQRQDVLMIRQIRALLYDQGFTIGGARLRLSGDEAKDDTTQYKQMIRQMIAELEDVLVVLKNNFLLLNTSSFQKLAIYS, encoded by the coding sequence ATGCTGGAACCAAGTCATAACGACGAACTACCCGTCATCCCGGGCAAACGCTACTTCACCATTGGTGAAGTCAGCGAGCTGTGTGCGGTGAAACCGCACGTGCTGCGCTACTGGGAGCAGGAGTTTCCTCAGCTCAACCCCGTCAAACGCCGCGGAAACCGCCGGTATTATCAGCGCCAGGACGTGCTGATGATCCGGCAGATCCGCGCGCTCCTTTACGATCAGGGGTTCACCATCGGCGGCGCGCGCCTGCGTCTGTCCGGCGATGAAGCCAAAGACGACACCACCCAATACAAGCAAATGATCCGCCAGATGATCGCCGAGCTCGAAGATGTGCTGGTGGTTCTCAAAAATAATTTCCTGCTTTTAAATACTTCCAGTTTTCAAAAGCTTGCGATATATTCTTGA